The DNA segment TCCTGCTTAAACCAGGCGGGAAGTTTTTGAGAAGGCTCTTGGGTTAAGGTATCAGCGGGCATAAATCTGTTTATGTTTTTTGTACCTGACGGATGGCTTTCAGTTTTGGCCTTAATTTGATCTTTGCGGCCAGATTGGCATAATCCGTTATGAGCTTGCCTTTAAGATGATCTGTTTCATGTAAAATAACACGAGCTAAAAGTTCATCGTACTCTTTACGGATGAGCTGATTATCTTCGTCAAGATGTTCGACTAAGATTTTCTTCGGACGCTTTACTTTAACGATAATGCCCGGAATGCTCAAACACCCTTCTTCCAGGACCTCTGAACCGCTTTTTTTTAGAATACGCGGATTAATGAAAGCGGCAGGGCCGTTACCGACATCCGCAACAAAGATTTGCTCATTAATTCCCACTTGCGGAGCGGCCAGTCCAACCCCTTTGTTCTGATGCATGGTTTCGATCATCGAGGCGATCAACATA comes from the Candidatus Omnitrophota bacterium genome and includes:
- the def gene encoding peptide deformylase; this translates as MRKKSSVVKRVNAGERMLIASMIETMHQNKGVGLAAPQVGINEQIFVADVGNGPAAFINPRILKKSGSEVLEEGCLSIPGIIVKVKRPKKILVEHLDEDNQLIRKEYDELLARVILHETDHLKGKLITDYANLAAKIKLRPKLKAIRQVQKT